The following coding sequences lie in one Mycobacterium sp. DL440 genomic window:
- a CDS encoding YbaB/EbfC family DNA-binding protein yields MGDNWDDDPWDDETDDVEHESSLDALDFTNPTEQPGDNSELAAPTPDAAAADDDAILAMFFTVTNPPGTVSVSALASGQPAHVDLSPRVADMTECQLADEILVIARLAAQQALAGQNLILSSALEQLGVDRTSIRNHLEHDAGLPSPEVVLAEKAQIFATRYRDDGDD; encoded by the coding sequence GTGGGCGACAACTGGGATGACGACCCCTGGGACGACGAAACCGACGATGTTGAACACGAATCGTCGCTCGATGCGCTCGACTTCACCAACCCGACCGAACAGCCCGGCGATAACTCGGAATTGGCGGCGCCGACTCCTGACGCCGCCGCCGCCGACGACGACGCCATCCTAGCGATGTTCTTCACCGTGACGAATCCCCCGGGGACAGTGTCGGTCAGTGCGTTGGCGAGTGGGCAGCCCGCACATGTCGACCTCTCACCGCGAGTAGCCGATATGACTGAATGCCAACTCGCCGACGAGATCCTCGTGATTGCGAGGCTCGCTGCACAGCAAGCCCTGGCTGGCCAGAACCTGATTCTTTCGAGTGCTCTGGAGCAATTGGGCGTCGATCGAACCTCGATCCGCAACCATCTGGAGCACGATGCAGGGCTACCGTCGCCCGAAGTCGTGCTCGCCGAGAAAGCTCAGATCTTCGCCACCCGATACCGAGATGACGGAGACGACTGA